In a single window of the Pedococcus dokdonensis genome:
- a CDS encoding PH domain-containing protein has protein sequence MVGSERRHEELDRYLLDGEQLVTAVHQHWGKVAEPVLSGVAALILAFWVDARIDPTIGWVSTLVWWFWFAVALRTAYRIAEWRHDWFVATDKRLLLFYGFITRKVSMMPLMKVTDMSYERSVPGRILGYGRFVMESAGQDQALREVNWVPQPDEHYRAICAEIFGTAVHDQDLFDAPFDDYGDGRDDRWGDGPPPPQAGLPDPYDGWDSPRHSPAGPTAPPRPGSSSQGSLYRSPDLRARDRSADTGPIPIRQRQRPHPRTRPRHDQDPHRDLGDD, from the coding sequence ATGGTCGGCTCCGAACGACGCCACGAAGAGCTCGACCGCTACCTCCTCGACGGCGAACAGCTCGTCACCGCCGTGCACCAGCACTGGGGCAAGGTCGCCGAACCGGTCCTGTCCGGGGTGGCGGCCCTCATCCTCGCGTTCTGGGTTGACGCCAGGATCGACCCCACCATCGGGTGGGTCAGCACGCTGGTCTGGTGGTTCTGGTTCGCGGTCGCGCTGCGGACGGCATACCGGATCGCGGAGTGGCGGCACGACTGGTTCGTGGCGACCGACAAGCGCCTGCTGCTCTTCTACGGGTTCATCACGCGCAAGGTGTCGATGATGCCGCTGATGAAGGTCACCGACATGTCCTACGAGCGGTCGGTGCCGGGACGGATCCTCGGCTACGGCCGGTTCGTCATGGAGTCGGCCGGCCAGGACCAGGCGCTGCGCGAGGTCAACTGGGTGCCGCAGCCCGACGAGCACTACCGCGCGATCTGCGCCGAGATCTTCGGCACCGCCGTGCATGACCAGGACCTCTTCGACGCACCGTTCGACGACTACGGCGACGGGCGCGACGACCGCTGGGGCGACGGGCCTCCGCCGCCGCAAGCCGGCCTGCCCGACCCGTATGACGGGTGGGACAGCCCGCGCCACAGCCCCGCCGGTCCCACTGCCCCGCCGCGACCGGGGTCGTCGTCGCAGGGCTCGCTCTACCGCAGCCCCGACCTGCGGGCCCGCGACCGCAGCGCCGACACCGGGCCCATCCCGATCCGCCAGCGCCAGCGCCCACACCCCCGCACTCGTCCCCGGCACGACCAGGACCCGCACCGCGACCTCGGCGACGACTAG
- a CDS encoding MDR family MFS transporter, whose product MTSTTTDTTGVGLRSDRGPILLALMVSTGLIAMDATILATAVPSVVRDLGGFAQFPWLFSVYLLAQAVSVPIYAKLADIVGRKPLMLFGIGLFLLGSVLCGAAWSMTSLIVFRAVQGLGAGAVQPMAITIAGDIYTVAERAKAQGYIASVWAVSSVVGPTLGGVFSQLGIWRWIFFVNVPLCLLAGALIARNFHERVERQQHRIDYPGATLLTVAMTLLILGILEGGQAWAWSSPTSLAVLGVGAGLLVAFVLVERRAAEPVLPLWVLSRRLLATTTMLALGVGVILIGLTSFVPTYLENSLGIDPLVGGLALAALTIGWPIAATLSGRLLYLRFGFRPAILVGMALVVVGTATLALASQHPSVAVVALACFVTGLGMGLVASPSLIAAQASVEWHERGVATGTNMFARSIGSAVGAAVLGAVANGVIARSGRPETDPATATDAGSAVFYGVLVAALLTVVAGALMPKVTAEQTPAPETP is encoded by the coding sequence ATGACCTCCACCACGACGGACACCACCGGCGTCGGCCTGCGCTCTGACCGCGGGCCGATCCTGCTGGCCCTGATGGTCTCGACCGGTCTCATCGCGATGGACGCGACCATCCTTGCCACCGCCGTGCCGTCGGTGGTCCGTGACCTGGGTGGCTTCGCGCAGTTCCCGTGGCTGTTCTCGGTCTACCTGCTGGCCCAGGCGGTGTCGGTCCCGATCTACGCCAAGCTCGCCGACATCGTGGGCCGCAAGCCGCTGATGCTCTTCGGGATCGGGCTGTTCCTCCTCGGGTCGGTCCTCTGTGGCGCCGCGTGGAGCATGACCTCCCTCATCGTCTTCCGGGCCGTGCAGGGGCTCGGCGCCGGAGCAGTGCAGCCGATGGCCATCACGATCGCGGGCGACATCTACACCGTCGCGGAGCGGGCCAAGGCGCAGGGCTACATCGCCAGCGTCTGGGCGGTCTCGTCCGTCGTCGGCCCGACGCTCGGAGGAGTCTTCTCCCAGCTCGGCATCTGGCGCTGGATCTTCTTCGTCAACGTGCCGCTCTGCCTGCTCGCCGGAGCGCTCATCGCGCGCAACTTCCACGAGCGCGTCGAGCGCCAGCAGCACCGCATCGACTACCCGGGAGCCACCCTCCTCACGGTCGCCATGACACTGCTCATCCTGGGCATCCTCGAGGGTGGTCAGGCCTGGGCGTGGTCGTCGCCGACGAGCCTCGCGGTGCTGGGGGTCGGCGCGGGGCTCCTCGTGGCGTTCGTCCTCGTGGAGCGGCGGGCCGCCGAGCCGGTGCTCCCCCTGTGGGTGCTGAGTCGGCGCCTGCTGGCCACGACGACGATGCTGGCGCTCGGCGTCGGGGTCATCCTCATCGGCCTCACCTCGTTCGTCCCCACCTACCTCGAGAACTCCCTCGGCATCGACCCGCTCGTCGGGGGCCTGGCGCTCGCGGCGCTGACCATCGGCTGGCCGATCGCGGCCACCTTGTCGGGGCGGCTGCTCTATCTCCGGTTCGGTTTCCGGCCGGCCATCCTCGTGGGTATGGCGCTCGTGGTGGTCGGCACCGCGACCCTCGCCCTGGCCTCGCAGCACCCCTCGGTCGCGGTGGTCGCCCTGGCCTGCTTCGTGACCGGCCTCGGCATGGGGCTGGTCGCCAGTCCCTCGCTGATCGCGGCGCAGGCCAGCGTCGAGTGGCACGAGCGGGGTGTCGCGACCGGGACCAACATGTTCGCGCGCTCGATCGGCAGCGCTGTCGGGGCGGCGGTCCTCGGCGCTGTCGCCAACGGCGTCATCGCCCGCTCCGGCCGCCCGGAGACCGACCCGGCGACCGCGACCGATGCAGGTTCGGCCGTCTTCTACGGCGTCCTGGTGGCCGCGCTCCTGACCGTCGTCGCCGGGGCGCTGATGCCCAAGGTCACCGCCGAGCAGACGCCCGCACCCGAGACCCCCTGA
- the upp gene encoding uracil phosphoribosyltransferase, whose protein sequence is MRVHVADHPLITHKLTYLRDKRTDSPTFRRLAEELVTLLAYEATRDVRVEPFDIETPVAPTTGIKLSNPKPLIVPILRAGLGMLEGMVRLLPSAEVGFLGMQRNEETLEAITYANRLPDDLKGRQCYVVDPMLATGGTLADAIRYLADRGADDITAVTLLAAPEGVKHVEEALSDLDIPITIVTGAMDEKLNEKGYIVPGLGDAGDRLYGVV, encoded by the coding sequence ATGCGCGTCCACGTTGCCGACCACCCGCTCATCACGCACAAGCTGACCTACCTGCGCGACAAGCGCACGGACAGCCCGACCTTCCGCCGGCTGGCCGAGGAGCTGGTGACCCTGCTGGCCTACGAGGCCACCCGCGACGTGCGCGTGGAGCCGTTCGACATCGAGACCCCGGTCGCCCCCACGACCGGCATCAAGCTGTCGAACCCCAAGCCCCTCATCGTCCCGATCCTGCGCGCCGGGCTCGGCATGCTCGAGGGCATGGTGCGGCTCCTGCCGAGCGCCGAGGTGGGCTTCCTCGGCATGCAGCGCAACGAGGAGACGCTCGAGGCGATCACCTACGCGAACCGGCTGCCCGACGACCTCAAGGGCCGGCAGTGCTACGTCGTCGACCCCATGCTCGCCACCGGGGGCACGCTGGCCGACGCCATCCGCTACCTCGCCGACCGCGGCGCCGACGACATCACCGCGGTCACCCTGCTGGCGGCCCCCGAGGGCGTCAAGCACGTCGAGGAAGCGCTGTCGGACCTCGACATCCCGATCACCATCGTCACCGGCGCCATGGACGAGAAGCTCAACGAGAAGGGCTACATCGTCCCCGGCCTGGGCGACGCCGGTGACCGCCTCTACGGCGTCGTCTGA
- a CDS encoding DedA family protein, whose translation MSGIINNLVNQVLSAPPWLVYLIVALVVFAEDALFVGFVLPGETLAIIGGVTASLGHTSLAWVLVVVILAAVIGDSVGYEIGRLFGPRVMGLKILERRRERLDSAQEFLRRRGGSAVFLGRWTAFFRAVMPALAGLSGMRYRIFLPWNAIGGIAWGATAVTAGYLAGESYHRVEKWLGRGAAGIVALIVVVAIVVWAIRRHRSSPETPGSR comes from the coding sequence GTGAGCGGCATCATCAACAACCTGGTCAACCAGGTCCTGTCCGCGCCGCCCTGGCTGGTCTACCTCATCGTCGCGCTGGTGGTGTTCGCCGAGGACGCCCTGTTCGTGGGGTTCGTGCTGCCCGGCGAGACCCTCGCGATCATCGGTGGTGTGACGGCCAGCCTCGGCCACACGTCGCTGGCGTGGGTGCTGGTCGTCGTCATCCTGGCGGCGGTCATCGGCGACTCGGTGGGCTACGAGATCGGGCGGCTGTTCGGTCCGCGGGTGATGGGGCTCAAGATCCTCGAGCGACGACGAGAGCGGCTCGACTCGGCGCAGGAGTTCCTCCGTCGTCGTGGCGGGTCGGCGGTCTTCCTCGGCCGGTGGACGGCGTTCTTCCGGGCTGTGATGCCGGCGCTCGCTGGGCTGTCGGGGATGCGCTACCGGATCTTCCTGCCCTGGAACGCGATCGGCGGAATCGCCTGGGGCGCAACGGCTGTCACAGCCGGCTATCTCGCGGGGGAGTCGTACCACCGGGTCGAGAAATGGCTTGGCCGTGGTGCCGCCGGGATCGTCGCCCTGATCGTGGTGGTCGCGATCGTGGTCTGGGCGATCCGCCGCCACCGCTCCTCCCCTGAGACTCCGGGGTCGAGGTGA
- a CDS encoding nucleoside deaminase produces MGMALDLAAAAGRDGDVPVGAVVVSPSGEVIGRGRNLREVQGDPTAHAEVVALREAAQALGEWRLEDCTLVVTLEPCPMCAGALMLARISRLVLGAWDPKLGATGSVWDIVRDRRATHRVEVVGGVRSSECSQVLLEFFEGHRSGGAGGAPVEQGERA; encoded by the coding sequence ATGGGTATGGCGCTCGACCTCGCCGCGGCCGCGGGGCGCGACGGCGACGTGCCGGTCGGCGCCGTCGTGGTGTCGCCGTCCGGCGAGGTCATCGGCCGGGGCCGCAACCTGCGCGAGGTGCAGGGCGACCCCACCGCGCACGCCGAGGTCGTCGCCCTGCGTGAGGCGGCGCAGGCTCTGGGGGAGTGGCGGCTCGAGGACTGCACGCTCGTCGTGACGCTGGAACCGTGTCCGATGTGCGCCGGGGCCCTGATGCTGGCGCGCATCTCGCGACTGGTGCTGGGGGCGTGGGACCCGAAGCTGGGGGCGACCGGCTCGGTCTGGGACATCGTCCGCGACCGCCGGGCCACCCACCGCGTCGAGGTGGTCGGTGGTGTCCGGTCCTCAGAGTGTTCTCAGGTGCTGCTGGAATTCTTCGAGGGGCACCGCAGCGGCGGCGCCGGCGGTGCCCCGGTCGAGCAGGGAGAGCGTGCGTGA